A stretch of the Cytobacillus sp. IB215665 genome encodes the following:
- the tagD gene encoding glycerol-3-phosphate cytidylyltransferase — translation MKKIITYGTFDLLHWGHVNLLKRARELGDHLTVGLSTDEFNTMKNKQSYHNYENRKKVIESIRYVDKVIPEKNWEQKVADIITHNIDIFVMGDDWKGKFNYLEDYCHVIYLPRTKSISTTMIKKNMELFTE, via the coding sequence ATGAAAAAAATTATTACCTATGGAACGTTTGATTTGTTGCATTGGGGGCATGTTAACCTTCTAAAAAGAGCAAGAGAATTAGGTGACCACCTAACTGTTGGCTTATCAACAGATGAGTTTAATACGATGAAAAATAAGCAATCCTACCATAATTATGAAAATAGGAAAAAAGTAATTGAGTCAATACGTTATGTTGACAAAGTAATTCCAGAAAAGAATTGGGAACAGAAAGTTGCTGATATCATTACTCATAATATTGATATTTTTGTTATGGGAGATGATTGGAAGGGCAAATTTAACTATTTAGAGGATTATTGTCATGTCATTTATTTACCAAGAACAAAGAGTATTTCTACAACTATGATTAAAAAAAATATGGAGTTATTTACTGAATAA
- a CDS encoding ABC transporter permease encodes MKSVLTIINEHINNFYLIVRLSIYELKSTNNNNYLGILWEVLNPMIQISVFWFVFGLGIRGDKGVGDIAYLPWMLSGISVWFFISQSILQGSRSIYSRVRIIAKMKFPMSVIPTFVIASKYYSHLILTGIIMVILFFYDYSISVYFLQLPYFMAATIAILIAISLITATLATIVRDVQMVVQSVVRVLLYLTPILWTVEKLPEFIQLIMKLNPFYYIVEGYRSSLLGLNWYFIDNLNYTLYFWGIVFILLLIGSVLHVKFRDRFVDFL; translated from the coding sequence ATGAAATCAGTATTGACGATCATTAATGAACATATTAACAACTTCTATTTAATAGTACGTTTATCTATATACGAATTAAAAAGTACAAATAATAATAACTACTTAGGTATCCTGTGGGAGGTCTTAAACCCAATGATTCAAATTAGTGTCTTTTGGTTTGTCTTTGGGTTAGGTATACGAGGTGATAAAGGAGTAGGTGACATCGCTTACTTGCCTTGGATGCTTTCAGGCATTAGTGTTTGGTTTTTTATCTCTCAATCCATTTTACAAGGTTCGAGATCAATTTATTCAAGAGTAAGGATCATAGCAAAAATGAAATTTCCGATGAGTGTCATACCTACATTTGTTATCGCATCTAAGTATTACTCTCACCTTATACTTACTGGCATTATTATGGTCATATTGTTTTTCTACGATTATTCAATTTCGGTATACTTTTTACAACTGCCTTATTTTATGGCTGCTACGATAGCTATATTAATTGCTATATCTTTAATAACGGCCACACTAGCAACGATTGTTCGAGACGTACAAATGGTTGTTCAATCAGTCGTCAGAGTTTTATTATATTTAACCCCGATATTATGGACAGTAGAGAAATTACCAGAGTTTATTCAGTTAATTATGAAATTAAACCCGTTTTATTATATTGTTGAAGGTTACCGATCGTCTCTTTTAGGTCTGAACTGGTATTTTATCGACAATCTAAATTACACTTTATACTTTTGGGGGATTGTTTTCATACTATTATTAATCGGATCTGTTTTACATGTTAAATTTAGAGATCGTTTCGTGGATTTTTTATAG
- a CDS encoding CDP-glycerol glycerophosphotransferase family protein produces the protein MVKELIISSYLLIFKLVFNLCKQFKLKKKLTFVISYEENAHFLYKELIKQSMSIDIIILCKTSTKSDLQHIFQEAKIYTFESKNILHWLLSIYHLATSKIIIIDNYFAFLSAITFKKNVECIQIWHAAGALKTFGLQDKSVRKRSNKAQRRFRKVYKQFHKVVVGSEEMAHIFMESFHISANHILPTGIPRTDLFYDEQLTSQIKGKLYSRFPLLKHKQKILYAPTFRHGQLNNYNIKLDLDKLYEKLRGDYILILKLHPMVKVNVDYERTYKGFIVDLSSYKSTNELLMITDYLITDYSSIPFEYAILQKPMIFYPYDLKIYQQEQGVIQDYETTVPGPIANDTEEIIEFILTHPFNDELILQFYNRWNEHSKGNSSNRLVQYILTKIT, from the coding sequence ATGGTTAAGGAATTAATAATATCGAGTTATTTACTTATATTTAAGCTAGTCTTTAATTTGTGCAAACAATTTAAGCTGAAGAAAAAATTAACATTCGTTATATCATATGAAGAAAATGCACATTTTTTATATAAAGAATTGATAAAACAATCTATGTCAATTGATATTATTATATTGTGTAAAACGTCAACAAAATCAGACCTTCAACACATTTTTCAAGAAGCAAAAATATATACTTTTGAATCAAAGAATATACTTCATTGGCTTTTGTCTATTTATCATTTGGCTACATCTAAAATAATCATTATAGATAATTATTTTGCATTTTTATCGGCAATTACATTTAAGAAAAATGTTGAGTGCATACAAATTTGGCACGCTGCTGGAGCGTTAAAAACTTTTGGTTTACAAGACAAATCCGTTCGTAAAAGGAGTAACAAAGCTCAAAGAAGGTTTCGAAAAGTGTATAAGCAATTTCACAAGGTAGTTGTTGGTTCAGAAGAAATGGCGCATATATTTATGGAATCATTTCATATTTCAGCTAATCATATACTCCCAACTGGCATTCCAAGGACAGATCTTTTTTATGATGAGCAACTAACAAGTCAAATTAAAGGTAAACTCTATTCTAGATTTCCTCTGTTAAAACATAAACAGAAAATATTATATGCTCCGACATTTCGCCATGGTCAATTAAATAATTACAATATTAAGCTTGATTTGGACAAGCTTTACGAAAAGCTGCGAGGGGACTATATTCTAATTTTGAAGCTACATCCAATGGTTAAAGTAAATGTAGATTATGAGAGAACATACAAAGGTTTCATTGTTGACTTATCTTCTTATAAAAGCACTAATGAATTATTGATGATCACGGATTATTTAATTACTGATTATTCATCCATTCCTTTTGAATATGCTATTTTACAAAAACCAATGATTTTTTACCCCTATGATTTAAAAATCTATCAACAAGAACAGGGGGTTATTCAAGATTACGAAACTACTGTCCCTGGGCCGATAGCGAATGATACTGAGGAAATTATCGAATTTATTTTAACCCACCCATTTAATGATGAGTTGATATTACAATTTTATAATCGATGGAATGAACACTCAAAAGGAAATTCATCAAACAGACTTGTTCAGTACATACTAACCAAAATAACTTAA
- a CDS encoding 2-C-methyl-D-erythritol 4-phosphate cytidylyltransferase: MIYAEILAGGKGTRMGNVNMPKQFLPLNKKPILIHTLEKFILNSDFEKILVMTPREWIHHSKDIISKYIGDNDRVIVLEGGQDRNESIMNGIRYIEDTVGIFDDDYIVTHDSVRPFLTHRIIKENIEQVKQYNAVDTVIEAIDTIIQSEDGNLISDIPNRSMMYQGQTPQSFHIKTLVGYYNKLTRAEKEQLTDACKICSLYGEEVKIVKGEVFNIKITTPYDLKVANAILQEKIEHD; this comes from the coding sequence ATGATTTATGCAGAAATACTTGCAGGTGGGAAAGGAACTCGTATGGGTAACGTGAATATGCCAAAACAGTTTCTGCCATTAAACAAAAAGCCGATATTAATCCATACACTTGAAAAATTCATCTTAAATTCAGATTTTGAAAAGATATTAGTCATGACTCCTAGAGAGTGGATTCATCATTCGAAAGACATTATAAGTAAGTATATTGGTGATAATGATCGAGTTATAGTATTAGAGGGCGGTCAAGATCGCAACGAGTCAATTATGAATGGCATCCGTTATATCGAAGATACGGTTGGGATCTTTGATGATGACTATATTGTTACACATGATTCTGTACGTCCATTTTTAACACATAGAATCATCAAAGAGAATATTGAACAAGTTAAACAGTATAATGCTGTGGATACAGTAATAGAAGCAATTGATACAATTATTCAATCTGAGGATGGAAACTTAATTTCTGATATACCAAATAGAAGTATGATGTACCAAGGACAAACTCCGCAAAGCTTTCATATAAAAACACTTGTTGGCTATTACAATAAATTAACACGAGCAGAAAAAGAACAGCTGACAGATGCATGCAAAATATGTTCATTGTATGGTGAAGAGGTAAAAATAGTTAAAGGTGAGGTTTTTAATATAAAAATTACTACCCCATATGATCTAAAGGTTGCTAATGCAATATTACAGGAGAAGATTGAGCATGATTAA